The genome window CTTATCAAAAGAACTACGAAAAGATATTGATTATAAGTTTTTCTCTTGGCGACCTGGTGATCAGAAAATTTTCATAAGTGATAATACAAAACTGATAAAACATGTACACTGGCAACCAAGAATATCAGTAAAGGAAGGGATAAAAAATTTAATTGGATGGGCACAAGAAAATATAGAACTGATAAAAGCGATTAATAAATAAACCTTCACAATTATCCTCTTCCTCAAAAAGAGAAGGATAATAAAGAGAGGGTAGATATAAAATGAGAAGCATAGGAGTAATAGGGGCAGGACATGTAGGGCTTGTAACTGCTGCCTGTTTTGCTAAAATTAGCCATAATGTTATATGTGCAGACAATGATATAGAAAAAATAAAGAGAATTAAAAACTTTGACATTCCTTTTTATGAACCAGGACTTGAGGATATTGTAAAAGAAACTCTAAAAAATGGAAGATTAACACTAACTGGTTCTGTAGCAGAACTCACTGAAAAAAGTGAAGTAATTTTTATTGCAGTTGGAACTCCTTCAACACCTGATGGTGGAGCGGACCTTTCGTATGTGGAAAATGTTACTATTGAAATCGCAAAAGCACTCACTAAAATAAAAAAAATCTCTAAAGATAACATTTATAGATTGATTGTTGAAAAAAGTACTGTACCTGTTCTTACAGGAGAGTGGGTAAAAAGGACTCTTGAACTCATGTCTCCTACCGGCATTGAGTTTGATGTTGCTGCTAATCCTGAATTTTTAAGAGAAGGTAGTGCTATTAAGGATTTCCTTGAACCCGATAGAATTATCATAGGAGTAGAGAGTGAACGTGCAAAAGAAATTTTTGAAGAGATTTATACTCATATAAAAGCACCTATTGTATTTACTGATGTAAAAAGCGCTGAACTTATAAAACATGCCTCTAACTCTTTCCTTGCATTAAAAATTTCATATATTAATGCGATATCTCAAATATGTGAAAGAGTAGGGGCAGATGTTGAAAAAGTAGCAGAAGGGATGGGGTATGATAAAAGGATAGGGAAGGACTTTTTAAAAGCAGGTATTGGATGGGGTGGAAGTTGTTTCCCTAAAGATGTTGCTGCCTTTATTAAACTTGCAGAAGAGATTGGCTATCAATTTAATCTTTTAAAAGAAGTACAGAAGATAAATAAAGAACAACGAATGTTAATAGTCAAAAAAGCAAAAGAACTTTTATGGAATTTAAAAGGTAAAGAGATTGCTATACTGGGATTATCATTCAAACCAGATACAGATGATATAAGAGAATCCCCATCTATAGAAATAATATCCACTTTATTAAAAGAAGGAGCCATTATTAGATGTTATGACCCAAAGGCAATGGAGAATATGAAAAAGATATTCCCTGATATTGTATACCACCAAACACCTTATGGATGTGTGAAGGACTCTTCTTTAGTTATACTTCTTACAGAATGGAATGAGTTTAAAAATCTTGATTATGAACAAATAAAAATCTCAATGAAAACCCCTTATCTCATTGATGGAAGAAATTTTCTTAATAGAGAGAAATTAAAAAAATTAGGTTTCATTTATAAAGGAATAGGTAGAAATTAAATGAAAAAGAAAATTCTTATATCAGGAGGTGCTGGCTTTATCGGAAGTCATCTCTGTGAGTATTATATTGAAAGGGAATATACAATATGGTGCATTGATAATCTATGTACTGGCTCTGTAAATAATATACAACATCTTCTTTCTTCACCTCTATTTAAATTCATACAGGAAGATTTGATCACCTTTGAAATAAACTCACTTAAACAAAAATTTGATATGGTATTTCATTTAGCAAGTCCTGCATCTCCTCCTGATTACTTAAAACTATCAATAGAAACATTGAAGGTGAACTCTATCGGAACTGAAAAAATGCTTGAGATTGCAAAAATAAGTGGAGCAAAGTTTTTATTTTCTTCAACATCTGAGATATATGGAGATCCAACTATTTCACCTCAATCAGAAACATACTGGGGCAATGTAAATCCTATTGGACCTCGTTCTGTATATGACGAGGGAAAGCGGTATGGAGAATCTCTTGTTATGGCATATCATAGAAAATATGGATTAGATACCCGTATAATCAGGATATTCAATACCTATGGAGAAAGAATGCGGATTGATGATGGAAGAGTGATACCAAATTTTATCGGACAGATATTAAAAGGAAAGCCATTAACTATATATGGTGATGGCAAACAAACCAGAAGTTTCTGTTATATTAGTGATCTGATAGAAGGTATTGTAAGAATGATGGAAGTAGATTATCATTTTCCTGTAAATCTTGGAAATCCCGTTGAATTCACAGTTCTGGAACTTACAGAAATTATTCAAAAAATAGCAGGTATAAAGACCGTTATTGAATTTCTATCACCACTTGAGGATGATCCAAAACAGAGAAGACCTGACATATCAAAAGCAAAAGAGCTCTTGCAATGGGAACCATTAATATCTTTAGAAGATGGACTAAAGAGAACATTTGATTATTTTAAAGGTAAACTGAAAGGAAACACCAGATGAAAAAAATATTAGTGACAGGAGGTGCTGGCTTTATTGGAAGTCATTTGGTAGATGAATTAATAAAAAGGAAATATAAAATCACTGTTTTTGACAATCTTGAGCCACAGGTTCATCCAGATGGACTTCCTGAATATTATAATATCAAAGCAAAATTTGTACGTGGAGATGTACGAAATAGAAAGCAATTAAAAGAAGTGGTAATAGAATCGGATATCATAGTTCATTTTGCTGCAGCAGTAGGAGTAGGTCAATCACAGTATCAGATTTCTAAATATGTAGAATCCAATATACAGGGAACTGCAAACTTACTTGATATCCTCGTTAACGAAAAACATAATGTTAAAAAATTACTTGTTGCTTCATCTATGAGTATCTATGGTGAAGGTCTTTATGAATGTAAAAAGTGCGGAAAAGTAAAACCGCCTCTTCGTAATTTCGGAAACATAGAGATATCTAACTGGGAACCAATATGTCCTAATTGTAAAGGAATAATTAATCCTATTCCAACCACAGAGGAAACACCTCTGACTTCTAATTCCATATATGCTATAACAAAAAAAGAACAGGAAGAAATGTCCCTTCTTATTGGAAAAACATATGGAATTCCAGTAGTTGCTTTAAGATTCTTTAATGTATATGGCCCCAGACAATCACTTTCTAATCCATATACAGGAGTAGCAGCTATATTCCTGAGTAGAATAAAAAATAACAATCCACCTGTTATATATGAAGATGGACTACAGACGAGGGACTTTATATGGGTAGGAGATATTGTAAATGCATGCATACTCTCAATAGAAAGAGAAAAAGCAAACTATCAGGTATTTAATGTTGGCTCAGGTAAACCAGTAAGTATTCTCGGAGTAGCAGAAACATTGATAAACCTATTAAACAAAAAAAATAAAGTCAATCCTGATATAACATATACATTTAGAAAAGGGGATGTTAGACACTGTTATGCAGATATTACAAAGATAAAAACAATGATTGGTTTTAAACCAGAGGTATCTTTTGAAAACGGGATGAAAAAACTTATAAATTGGTCAAAAAAAGTAAAAGCAGTGGATAAATTTGAAAAAGCATCTCAGGAATTGAAAGAGAAAAAACTTGTATAATATGGATATATTTCTCAGTATTATAATACCCGCAAGAAATGAGGAAGACAATATAGAAGAAACAATAAAAGAACTTATATCTTACATCTCTCCTGAAAACACAGAAATTATTGTGGTCAATGACCATTCTCAAGATAACACTAAATCTATAGTAGAACACCTAAAGAAACAATATCATTTTATAAAACTTATAGATAATAAAGGACAACCTGGATTTGCCAATACATTAAAGCAAGGTTTTCGGGAAGCACATGGAGAGTTTGTCTTACCTGTTATGGCAGATAGATGTGATGCTCCACTAACAATCCCTTTAATGCTTGAAAAAGCAAAAGAAGGATATGACCTGGTATGTGGTTCAAGATATGTAAGAGGAGGTAAGAGAGTAGGAGGCCCAATAATTCAGGGATTTTTTTCAAGGTTTGTTGGAATAACACTTCACTTTCTCACAGGAATTCCTACAAGAGATGTAGCCAATGCCTTCAAATTGTACAGAAAGGATATTCTGCTTACCCTTGATTTAAAGGAAAAGGGATTTGCTATTTCAATGGAAGCGTGTGTAAAGTTTTTTATCAATGGTTACAAAATATGCGATGTGCCAACTATCTGGTATGGCAGGAAAAAAGGACAGTCAAAGTTTAAATTATCAAAAACATTGCCTTATATAAAACTTTATTTATGGACAATATGGAAAAAATGGATATCTCAATAGTAATCCCTGCATATAATGAGGAAAGACGCCTTGGTAATACGCTCAAAGAAGTACATACTTATTTTAGAAATCTTGGTTTGAATTTTGAAATTATCGTAGTGGATGATGGGAGTAAAGATGGTACTGTAAATGTTGTAAAACAATTTTCCATAGAACATCCGGAAGTAAAATTAAGATGCCATCTCAAAAATAAAGGTAAGGGGGCTGCAGTAAAAACAGGTGTTCTGTCAGCAGAAGGAAAGATAATTCTATTCACAGATGCAGATCTTTCTACTCCCATTCAAGAATTTGTTAAGTTAAAACAGGCAATAGATAATGGATATGATATTGCCATAGGGTCAAGGGGAATAGCAGGAGCAAAAGTAAAGATAAAACAGAACATTATAAGACGACTTATAGGAATTTTAGGAGGTTATATAATAAAAATCATAATTTCAAATAAGTTTGCAGATACTCAATGTGGGTTTAAAATGTTTAAAAATGCGTGTGGGAAAAAGTTGTTTAATGAACTGAAAGTCAGTGGATTTGCTTTTGATGTTGAGGTTCTCTATAAAGCAATAAAAAGGGGATATCAGGTAAAAGAGATACCTGTAGAGTGGTTAAACTCTCCTGAAAGTAAGGTAAATGTTTTAAAAGACCCTTTAAGATTTTTAAAAGATATAATAAGAATAAGAATGGATTTTTAGCGTATGGACGATATAAAATTTTCTGTAGTTGTTGCTGTTGCTCCTGAACGAAATCCAGAAGTGATACAATATCTTAAAAATCAGGATTATCCTGAAGATAGATATGAAATCATAGTAAAAAAAGGAGCAAATACTTCGCAAAACAGGAATGATGGAGTAAAAGAATCTAAAGGAAAATATATTGCCTTTGTAGACGATGATGCTATAGTAGAAAAGGACTGGCTGAAGAAAGCTGAAGAGTTTTTTGAAAAATATCCAGAAATAGACCTGGTTGGGGGACCTCAACTGACCCCTATGGATGATACTCCTTTTGGATATGCTTCAGGTGTTGTTCTATCAAGTATTCTGGGAGGTGCCTCCATAAGAAATAGATATAGAAAAGGCAAACTTAACCTTAATTCTGACGAAAGAGAATTAAGTTCAGCCAATATATTCTGCAAAAAAAGTGTCTTTGAAGATATAGAGTTTAATCCCGCCTTCTGGCCCGGAGAAGACCCTGTATTTTTTAATGAACTTATCAGAAAAGAGAAAAAACTTGCATACTGTCCAGAGTTATATATATATCACAGAAGACGAAGTACGCCGAGAAGTTTATTCATTCAGGTATTCCGTTATGGCTATGTAAGACCCAAAATAAAAAATGTAAAAAAGACAGGGATATATTCATATCTTTTTATTATTCCTTCTCTGTTTGTATTATATCTTGTTTTGCTTCCCTTTCTTTCAATAGTTAATATTTTTTTTCTCATTCCTGCCTCTATCTATTTCCTTACTATCATTATATTTTCCTGTTTTATNNNNNNNNNNNNNNNNNNNNNNNNNNNNNNNNNNNNNNNNNNNNNNNNNNNNNNNNNNNNNNNNNNNNNNNNNNNNNNNNNNNNNNNNNNNNNNNNNNNNGCAGTTCAAAATAAAAATATTAAATATTTATTGCTTATCCCCGCTATTTTCTTTATAATACATACCGGTTATGGAATTGGCTTTTTATGTGGGGCTATAGAAAGTTTAAATAGAAATAATTTCATAAGGAAGATAGAACTACATATAAGATTACTCTTCCCTCATTATCAACACCGAGAAAAGAATCTTCTTCTTTCAATTATCCAAGGGAGGGGATTAGATATTGGATGTGGTGCTGAAAAAGTTTCTCCTTCTTGCATAGGAATAGATATTATCGCGCCTGGGGAGAAAGGTAGATTTGGTTCTCAAAAAGGAAAAATCTCAGTAGCAGATTATGTTATTTCTGGAGACAATCTCCATATTTTTAAAGATGAGGAATTTGACTTTATTGTAGCAAAACATAATTTAGAGCATTATTCACATCCAGATAAAACTCTGATGGAATGGAAGAGAGTGTTAAAAAAAGGGGGTAAGATAGGAGTTATTGTTCCTGACGATAGATATGTGGATTCTACTGGATTAGACCCTACACATAAAGTGAGTTTCACTTTGGAAAATTTAGAAGAATTATTTAAAAACAAAGGTTTTATAATTCTTGCCTCAGGAGTAGCAATAAAACATTGGAGTATTTACTTAATAGCTAAAAAACCAGAAATATAGAAGTGTAAAATGAACTGGCCTAAAATTTCTTTTATTGTATGTACCTACAACTGTAAAAACAATGCAGAAAGATGTTTTACCAGTATAAAAAAACAGAAATACCCTGGGGAGATAGAATTGATTGCATCTGATGGTGGGTCTGCCGATGGAACTGTTGAACTTCTTCAAAATATGGGTATCAAAGTTTTTTATAACAAAGAAAAATATCCAGAAGGTAAAGGCAGGGGAAAATGGCTTGGATATATACATAGTTCTGGAGATATATTAATCTTTATTGACTCTGATAATGCACTTGTTGAAGATACATGGTTAATGGAAATGGTTAAACCATTGATAAATGACCCATATATCAATTTCTGTATATGTAGAATGGCTGTAGTAAAAACAGATAAAGCGGTAAATAGATATCTAAGTTTGATTGGAACTGACCCATTTGTTTCATATAAGTCCATTGACTCTCTCTTAGCACTGAGAAAACTAAAACTCATTGATAGAGGTGACTACTGGGTTTATAAAATTACTTTAGACAATTTCATTATAACAGGAGGCTATTACTTTACTATCTGGAAAAAAACACTTGATATAATAGGAGGATATACCCATGATACTGATGTTGTCTATAACCTTGCTAAAAATAATATATCTACGGTTGCAATCCCTAAAAACGCTCATCTTCACCATCTTATCTCAGATAGTATAGTACAATTCACAAGAAAAAAGTTCTGGTGGGCAACTGTATATTTCAGTATTCAAAAAGAAGGCAGGGACTTTACTTGGATGCCTACTACAAAAAAAGAAAAGATATGGTTGGGTATGAGGACTATAAAAAATCTATTATTTATTCCGGAACTTCTTACAGGTATAAAAATGTGGATAATTGATAAAGAACCAGCATGGTTGCTACATCCTCTTATGGTTTTTCTTACAACGGGAGCATATTTTTCTGCATATGTAAAATCTACTTTAAATAAAAAATGGCTATAGAAAAAAAAATTATTGTAATTCTCGCCTTGATATACCTAATTACAGGTATTTCAGGTATAAAATGGGGACTACCCTCATCATATCTTAATAAAATTTATTTTTACCAGTCATCTTCTCTTGAACAAAATTTAAACGATATAGAATTTTCTCATGGTAAATTACCACGTTATACTTATAATCCGATAAGAAGTTATCACCCTGATGAGTATTTTATTATAAAAACACTTCAATCTATCAATCTCCCTTCGTTAAAATTTTCCATAGGGCAGTTTTCAATAGGCGGTGTTTATCTTTATATGTATGGTTTTCTGTTATTCATTCTTTCTTTTACTGGTCTTGTCCATCTAAACAAAGATATTACATATTATTTCTTACATCCTGAAGAAATTGCAAAATTCTATTTAACTGGCAGGATAATATGTCTCATTTACGGTCTTGGAATAGTTTTACTCACTTATATTATCACGAGAAAAATTTCAAAAAATAGAACTGCTCCTTTTATCGCTTCTATTATATTAATTTTTTCTCCTTTATTCCTCTTAAATTCTCACTATATGTATGTAGATATTCCAGGAACTTTCTGGATAATGCTCTCACTATATCTTTCCATAAGATATTGTCAGGATAAGTGGAAATCAGGTCCTTTAATAATCGGACTCTTTACAGGACTTGCAGCAGGAACAAAGATTACTTTCATCCTCTCATTTTTCATATCTATTTTAGCCATACTATTAACAGAGAAGAAAATACAAGATTTGTTTAAACAGTTTACATTGACCTTCTGTGGATTTCTATTTTCTTTTGTTTTGTTTAATCCTTTCTGCTTTTTTGCTTTAAAAGAATTATTCTTTGGAACAGGACAGGGTAGTGTTGCTTTTTCTTTTACTCCTTTGTTTTACATTCTTTCATTGAAATATGGATTAGGATTATTGTTATTTGTTTTTCTCTTTATTGGAATTATCTTTTCAGGACAGAAAATTTTTGAACGTGAGAGAATTTTAATATTGCTTTGGGGATTATTCTTCTTTTTTGTTCTCTCTTCATGTAGTGGGAAATTTGCCCGTTATATCCTTCCAATTGTGCCACTATTTATAATATTAGGTATTGATTTCTGGTTCTCTTATTCTAAGATAAATCTTGTAAAATTTTTAAAAAAAGGGATATTATCGCTCGTATTAATAAGTACTTTTATATATGGAATGGCATTTGAAATGCTATTTATAAAAGAAAATATACGCACAGAAGCGGGTGTATGGATTAAAGAAAATATCCCTGCAGGTAGTAGTATAGGCGTTACAGAAGTACCATGGCAGTTTCAGATGCCACCTTTTGATTATTATGTCTATAAGGTAGAGGTCACAGGATATGATATTGAATCGTTAAAAGAAACACAACCTGACTACTTTATTCTTTCTTCATTTCAGGCACCAATTCCTCCTTACCCTCTTAAATTACAGAAAGAAAGAATTAATTTTTATAAAGAGTTTATTGCTACAGGGATGTATACAGAAGAAATGCGATTTGAAAAATATCCATCTTTGGGATTTATATCTTTCAGATTTAAAACCCTGCCTGAGGATTTAATATATCTGAATCCTTC of bacterium contains these proteins:
- a CDS encoding UDP-glucose/GDP-mannose dehydrogenase family protein; translated protein: MRSIGVIGAGHVGLVTAACFAKISHNVICADNDIEKIKRIKNFDIPFYEPGLEDIVKETLKNGRLTLTGSVAELTEKSEVIFIAVGTPSTPDGGADLSYVENVTIEIAKALTKIKKISKDNIYRLIVEKSTVPVLTGEWVKRTLELMSPTGIEFDVAANPEFLREGSAIKDFLEPDRIIIGVESERAKEIFEEIYTHIKAPIVFTDVKSAELIKHASNSFLALKISYINAISQICERVGADVEKVAEGMGYDKRIGKDFLKAGIGWGGSCFPKDVAAFIKLAEEIGYQFNLLKEVQKINKEQRMLIVKKAKELLWNLKGKEIAILGLSFKPDTDDIRESPSIEIISTLLKEGAIIRCYDPKAMENMKKIFPDIVYHQTPYGCVKDSSLVILLTEWNEFKNLDYEQIKISMKTPYLIDGRNFLNREKLKKLGFIYKGIGRN
- a CDS encoding SDR family oxidoreductase; this translates as MKKKILISGGAGFIGSHLCEYYIEREYTIWCIDNLCTGSVNNIQHLLSSPLFKFIQEDLITFEINSLKQKFDMVFHLASPASPPDYLKLSIETLKVNSIGTEKMLEIAKISGAKFLFSSTSEIYGDPTISPQSETYWGNVNPIGPRSVYDEGKRYGESLVMAYHRKYGLDTRIIRIFNTYGERMRIDDGRVIPNFIGQILKGKPLTIYGDGKQTRSFCYISDLIEGIVRMMEVDYHFPVNLGNPVEFTVLELTEIIQKIAGIKTVIEFLSPLEDDPKQRRPDISKAKELLQWEPLISLEDGLKRTFDYFKGKLKGNTR
- a CDS encoding NAD-dependent epimerase/dehydratase family protein, producing MKKILVTGGAGFIGSHLVDELIKRKYKITVFDNLEPQVHPDGLPEYYNIKAKFVRGDVRNRKQLKEVVIESDIIVHFAAAVGVGQSQYQISKYVESNIQGTANLLDILVNEKHNVKKLLVASSMSIYGEGLYECKKCGKVKPPLRNFGNIEISNWEPICPNCKGIINPIPTTEETPLTSNSIYAITKKEQEEMSLLIGKTYGIPVVALRFFNVYGPRQSLSNPYTGVAAIFLSRIKNNNPPVIYEDGLQTRDFIWVGDIVNACILSIEREKANYQVFNVGSGKPVSILGVAETLINLLNKKNKVNPDITYTFRKGDVRHCYADITKIKTMIGFKPEVSFENGMKKLINWSKKVKAVDKFEKASQELKEKKLV
- a CDS encoding glycosyltransferase family 2 protein — its product is MDIFLSIIIPARNEEDNIEETIKELISYISPENTEIIVVNDHSQDNTKSIVEHLKKQYHFIKLIDNKGQPGFANTLKQGFREAHGEFVLPVMADRCDAPLTIPLMLEKAKEGYDLVCGSRYVRGGKRVGGPIIQGFFSRFVGITLHFLTGIPTRDVANAFKLYRKDILLTLDLKEKGFAISMEACVKFFINGYKICDVPTIWYGRKKGQSKFKLSKTLPYIKLYLWTIWKKWISQ
- a CDS encoding glycosyltransferase family 2 protein, translating into MEKMDISIVIPAYNEERRLGNTLKEVHTYFRNLGLNFEIIVVDDGSKDGTVNVVKQFSIEHPEVKLRCHLKNKGKGAAVKTGVLSAEGKIILFTDADLSTPIQEFVKLKQAIDNGYDIAIGSRGIAGAKVKIKQNIIRRLIGILGGYIIKIIISNKFADTQCGFKMFKNACGKKLFNELKVSGFAFDVEVLYKAIKRGYQVKEIPVEWLNSPESKVNVLKDPLRFLKDIIRIRMDF
- a CDS encoding glycosyltransferase is translated as MDDIKFSVVVAVAPERNPEVIQYLKNQDYPEDRYEIIVKKGANTSQNRNDGVKESKGKYIAFVDDDAIVEKDWLKKAEEFFEKYPEIDLVGGPQLTPMDDTPFGYASGVVLSSILGGASIRNRYRKGKLNLNSDERELSSANIFCKKSVFEDIEFNPAFWPGEDPVFFNELIRKEKKLAYCPELYIYHRRRSTPRSLFIQVFRYGYVRPKIKNVKKTGIYSYLFIIPSLFVLYLVLLPFLSIVNIFFLIPASIYFLTIIIFSCF
- a CDS encoding class I SAM-dependent methyltransferase, with translation AVQNKNIKYLLLIPAIFFIIHTGYGIGFLCGAIESLNRNNFIRKIELHIRLLFPHYQHREKNLLLSIIQGRGLDIGCGAEKVSPSCIGIDIIAPGEKGRFGSQKGKISVADYVISGDNLHIFKDEEFDFIVAKHNLEHYSHPDKTLMEWKRVLKKGGKIGVIVPDDRYVDSTGLDPTHKVSFTLENLEELFKNKGFIILASGVAIKHWSIYLIAKKPEI
- a CDS encoding glycosyltransferase family 2 protein, which encodes MNWPKISFIVCTYNCKNNAERCFTSIKKQKYPGEIELIASDGGSADGTVELLQNMGIKVFYNKEKYPEGKGRGKWLGYIHSSGDILIFIDSDNALVEDTWLMEMVKPLINDPYINFCICRMAVVKTDKAVNRYLSLIGTDPFVSYKSIDSLLALRKLKLIDRGDYWVYKITLDNFIITGGYYFTIWKKTLDIIGGYTHDTDVVYNLAKNNISTVAIPKNAHLHHLISDSIVQFTRKKFWWATVYFSIQKEGRDFTWMPTTKKEKIWLGMRTIKNLLFIPELLTGIKMWIIDKEPAWLLHPLMVFLTTGAYFSAYVKSTLNKKWL
- a CDS encoding glycosyltransferase family 39 protein; translation: MAIEKKIIVILALIYLITGISGIKWGLPSSYLNKIYFYQSSSLEQNLNDIEFSHGKLPRYTYNPIRSYHPDEYFIIKTLQSINLPSLKFSIGQFSIGGVYLYMYGFLLFILSFTGLVHLNKDITYYFLHPEEIAKFYLTGRIICLIYGLGIVLLTYIITRKISKNRTAPFIASIILIFSPLFLLNSHYMYVDIPGTFWIMLSLYLSIRYCQDKWKSGPLIIGLFTGLAAGTKITFILSFFISILAILLTEKKIQDLFKQFTLTFCGFLFSFVLFNPFCFFALKELFFGTGQGSVAFSFTPLFYILSLKYGLGLLLFVFLFIGIIFSGQKIFERERILILLWGLFFFFVLSSCSGKFARYILPIVPLFIILGIDFWFSYSKINLVKFLKKGILSLVLISTFIYGMAFEMLFIKENIRTEAGVWIKENIPAGSSIGVTEVPWQFQMPPFDYYVYKVEVTGYDIESLKETQPDYFILSSFQAPIPPYPLKLQKERINFYKEFIATGMYTEEMRFEKYPSLGFISFRFKTLPEDLIYLNPSIVIYRKVIYNN